The following are encoded together in the Mesoplodon densirostris isolate mMesDen1 chromosome 2, mMesDen1 primary haplotype, whole genome shotgun sequence genome:
- the EXTL2 gene encoding exostosin-like 2 has product MRCCHICKLPGRVMGIRVLRFSLVVILVLLLVAGALTALLPNIKEDKLLTLRREIKSQGKSTQDSFTLIMQTYNRTDLLLRLLNHYQAVPYLHKVIVVWNNVGEKGPDELWNSLGPHPVPVIFKVQTTNRMRNRLQVFPELETNAVLMVDDDMLISTQDLVFAFSVWQQFPDQIVGFVPRKHVSTSSGVYSYGGFELQTPGFGNGDHYSLVLIGASFFHSKYLELFQRQPAAVHALLDETQNCDDIAMNFIIAKHTGKTSGIFVKPVNIDNLEKETNGGYSGMWHRAEHFLQRSYCINKLVNIYDSMPLKYSNIMISQFGFPYANHRSKM; this is encoded by the exons GTGTTGCCACATCTGCAAACTCCCTGGAAGAGTGATGGGGATTCGAGTACTTCGTTTCTCTTTGGTGGTAATACTTGTGTTACTGCTGGTAGCTGGGGCTTTGACCGCTTTACTTCCTAATATCAAAGAAGACAAGCTGCTCACTTTGCGTAGGGAAATAAAATCCCAGGGCAAGTCCACCCAGGATTCCTTTACTCTCATAATGCAGACGTACAACAGAACAGATCTCTTATTGAGACTTTTAAATCATTATCAGGCAGTACCATATCTGCACAAAGTGATTGTGGTGTGGAACAATGTTGGGGAGAAGGGACCAGATGAGTTATGGAACTCTCTAGGGCCTCACCCTGTCCCTGTGATCTTCAAAGTACAGACAACAAACAGGATGAGAAATCGACTCCAGGTCTTTCCTGAACTGGAAACCAATG cgGTGTTAATGGTAGATGATGACATGCTAATTAGCACCCAAGACCTTGTTTTTGCTTTCTCCGTGTGGCAG CAATTTCCTGATCAAATTGTAGGATTTGTTCCAAGAAAGCATGTGTCTACTTCCTCTGGTGTCTACAGTTATGGAGGTTTTGAACTGCAAACACCAGGGTTTGGAAATGGTGACCATTACTCTCTGGTGCTGATTGGAGCCTCATTCTTCCATAGCAAATACCTTGAACTCTTTCAGAGGCAACCTGCAGCTGTCCATGCTTTGTTAGATGAAACTCAAAACTGTGATGATATTGCCATGAATTTTATCATTGCCAAGCACACTGGGAAGACTTCGGGGATATTTGTGAAACCTGTAAACATAgacaatttagaaaaagaaaccaaTGGTGGCTATTCTGGAATGTGGCATCGAGCTGAGCACTTTCTGCAGAGGTCTTATTGTATAAATAAGCTTGTTAACATCTATGACAGTATGCCCTTAAAATACTCCAACATTATGATTTCTCAGTTTGGTTTTCCATATGCCAACCACAGAAgtaaaatgtaa